A section of the Amycolatopsis sp. AA4 genome encodes:
- a CDS encoding PH domain-containing protein: MAKKQQDQRADEGRKAVFRIPTTAYLAIGLLTVCVTPIALGEIGGFQWLYVFPLALFVFVARTRTVATREGLHVRTVFGNRELPWSSLKGLAITNKARVRAVLGDDTQVSLPTVRTRHLPVLALVSEGKIKDPSGVLSDEELTGQKPAAETAPEAAPESAAEPAPEPASGSASGPAEPEPSADAGRTGGGNGEPAE; this comes from the coding sequence GTGGCCAAGAAACAGCAGGACCAGCGTGCGGACGAGGGCCGGAAGGCCGTCTTCCGGATCCCGACCACGGCGTATCTCGCGATCGGTCTGCTGACCGTCTGTGTGACACCGATCGCACTGGGCGAGATCGGCGGATTCCAGTGGCTGTACGTCTTCCCGCTCGCGCTGTTCGTGTTCGTCGCGCGCACGCGCACCGTCGCGACCCGCGAAGGACTGCACGTCCGGACCGTCTTCGGCAACCGCGAACTGCCGTGGTCGTCGCTCAAGGGACTGGCGATCACGAACAAGGCCCGCGTGCGTGCGGTCCTCGGCGACGACACGCAAGTCAGCCTTCCCACGGTGCGGACGCGGCATCTTCCGGTACTGGCGCTGGTGAGCGAGGGCAAGATCAAGGACCCGTCGGGCGTGCTGAGCGACGAGGAGCTCACCGGGCAGAAACCGGCCGCCGAGACCGCGCCGGAGGCAGCTCCGGAATCCGCCGCGGAACCCGCTCCCGAGCCCGCTTCTGGCTCCGCCTCCGGGCCTGCTGAACCGGAGCCCTCCGCCGACGCGGGACGGACCGGCGGCGGCAACGGCGAACCAGCCGAGTAG
- a CDS encoding acetolactate synthase large subunit translates to MTSATSRSDAKPGPTAPGVPGARPKPAPPAGTPVRVTGAQSLVRSLEAVGAEVVFGIPGGTILPAYDPLLDSTKVRHVLVRHEQGAGHAATGYAQATGKVGVCMATSGPGATNLVTPLADANMDSVPVVAITGQQSRSLIGTDAFQEADICGITMPITKHNFLVTDPAEIPRAIAEAFHLAATGRPGPVLVDIPKDVLQEMTSFSWPPELRLPGYRPTLRPHGKQVREAAKLIAQAQRPVLYVGGGVIKAEASEQLRELAELTGIPVATTLMARGAFPDSHRQHVGMPGMHGSVAAVASMQRADLLVALGARFDDRVTGQLSSFAPDAKIVHADIDPAEISKNRKADVPIVGDCKEIIGELIDAVKTEFERARPDLSDWWTQVDSWREDYPAGYEWPDDGSLSPQYVIERIGELVGPDAVYAAGVGQHQMWAAQFVKYEKPRTWINSGGLGTMGFAVPAAMGAQFGLPDTQVWAIDGDGCFQMTNQELATCAIEGAPIKVAVINNGNLGMVRQWQNLFYSERYSNTDLGTHKHRIPDFTLLAEALGCAGLRCEAKEDVDATIRRAMEINDRPVVIDFVVGKDAQVWPMVAAGTGNDEIMAVRGIRPLFDDDEVSQEAAEAAAAEGEQA, encoded by the coding sequence ATGACCAGTGCCACGTCGCGCAGCGACGCGAAGCCCGGGCCGACCGCGCCCGGTGTCCCAGGAGCACGTCCGAAGCCCGCCCCGCCGGCGGGTACGCCGGTGCGCGTCACCGGCGCGCAGTCGCTCGTCCGCTCGCTCGAGGCGGTCGGCGCGGAGGTCGTGTTCGGCATTCCGGGTGGCACCATCCTTCCCGCCTACGACCCGTTGCTCGACTCGACGAAGGTCCGGCACGTCCTCGTCCGCCACGAGCAGGGCGCGGGGCACGCCGCCACCGGGTACGCGCAGGCCACCGGCAAGGTCGGCGTCTGCATGGCCACGTCCGGCCCGGGCGCCACGAACCTCGTCACCCCGCTGGCCGACGCCAACATGGACTCGGTCCCGGTCGTCGCCATCACCGGGCAGCAGTCGCGCAGCCTGATCGGCACCGACGCGTTCCAGGAAGCCGACATCTGCGGCATCACCATGCCGATCACCAAGCACAACTTCCTCGTCACCGACCCGGCGGAGATCCCGCGGGCGATCGCCGAGGCGTTCCACCTGGCCGCGACCGGACGCCCGGGCCCGGTGCTGGTGGACATCCCCAAGGACGTGCTGCAGGAGATGACCTCGTTCTCCTGGCCGCCCGAACTCCGGCTGCCCGGCTACCGCCCGACGCTGCGGCCGCACGGCAAGCAGGTCCGCGAGGCCGCGAAGCTGATCGCGCAGGCCCAGCGGCCGGTGCTGTACGTCGGCGGCGGCGTGATCAAGGCCGAGGCGTCCGAGCAGTTGCGCGAACTCGCCGAGCTGACCGGCATCCCGGTCGCCACCACGCTGATGGCGCGCGGCGCGTTCCCCGACTCGCACCGCCAGCACGTCGGCATGCCCGGCATGCACGGGTCCGTCGCCGCGGTCGCGTCGATGCAGCGCGCCGACTTGCTGGTCGCGCTCGGCGCCCGGTTCGACGACCGGGTCACCGGCCAGCTGTCGTCGTTCGCGCCGGACGCGAAGATCGTCCACGCGGATATCGACCCGGCCGAGATCTCCAAGAACCGCAAGGCGGACGTGCCGATCGTCGGCGACTGCAAGGAGATCATCGGCGAGCTGATCGACGCGGTGAAGACCGAGTTCGAGCGCGCCCGTCCCGACCTGAGCGACTGGTGGACGCAGGTCGACTCGTGGCGCGAGGACTACCCGGCCGGCTACGAATGGCCCGACGACGGTTCGCTGTCGCCGCAGTACGTCATCGAGCGGATCGGCGAGCTGGTCGGTCCGGACGCGGTGTACGCCGCGGGCGTCGGGCAGCACCAGATGTGGGCCGCGCAGTTCGTGAAGTACGAGAAGCCGCGCACCTGGATCAACTCCGGCGGCCTCGGCACCATGGGCTTCGCCGTCCCGGCCGCGATGGGCGCGCAGTTCGGCCTTCCGGACACCCAGGTGTGGGCGATCGACGGCGACGGCTGCTTCCAGATGACCAACCAGGAACTCGCCACGTGCGCCATCGAGGGCGCGCCGATCAAGGTCGCCGTGATCAACAACGGCAACCTCGGCATGGTCCGCCAGTGGCAGAACCTGTTCTACTCCGAGCGGTACTCCAACACCGACCTCGGCACGCACAAGCACCGCATCCCGGACTTCACGCTGCTGGCCGAGGCGCTCGGCTGCGCGGGCCTGCGCTGCGAGGCCAAGGAGGACGTCGACGCGACGATCCGGCGCGCGATGGAAATCAACGACCGCCCCGTCGTGATCGATTTCGTCGTGGGGAAGGATGCCCAGGTGTGGCCGATGGTCGCCGCGGGCACCGGGAACGACGAGATCATGGCCGTCCGCGGGATCCGGCCGCTGTTCGACGACGACGAGGTTTCGCAGGAAGCCGCCGAGGCCGCGGCCGCGGAGGGAGAGCAAGCATGA
- the ilvN gene encoding acetolactate synthase small subunit: MTVHTLSVLVENKPGVLARVSGLFSRRGFNIESLAVGPTENPEVSRMTIVVAVEELPLEQVTKQLNKLVNVIKIVELEAGSAVQRELLLVKVRADATVRSQVLETVQLFRAKVVDVSPEALTVEATGTSDKIGALLRMLEPYGIRELVQSGMVAVGRGARSITAASPR, encoded by the coding sequence ATGACTGTCCACACGCTGAGCGTGCTGGTCGAGAACAAGCCCGGTGTGCTCGCCCGGGTGTCCGGACTGTTCTCCCGCCGCGGCTTCAACATCGAGTCCCTTGCTGTCGGGCCCACGGAGAACCCCGAGGTGTCCCGGATGACGATCGTGGTCGCCGTTGAAGAGCTACCGCTCGAACAGGTGACCAAACAGCTCAACAAGCTGGTGAACGTGATCAAGATCGTCGAGCTGGAAGCCGGCAGCGCGGTGCAGCGCGAACTGCTGCTCGTGAAAGTCCGGGCCGACGCCACCGTGCGCAGCCAGGTCCTCGAGACCGTCCAGCTCTTCCGCGCCAAGGTGGTGGACGTCTCGCCGGAGGCGCTCACCGTCGAGGCGACCGGGACGTCGGACAAGATCGGCGCGCTGCTGCGGATGCTGGAGCCGTACGGCATCCGCGAACTCGTCCAGTCCGGCATGGTCGCGGTGGGCCGCGGGGCCCGCTCGATCACCGCCGCTTCTCCCCGCTGA
- the ilvC gene encoding ketol-acid reductoisomerase, with protein MAVEIFYDDDADLSIIQGRKVAVIGYGSQGHAHSLSLRDSGVDVRIGLQEGSKSRAKAEEQGLRVLSVAEAAAEADVIMILAPDTKQRFIYEEHIAPHLKDGDALFFGHGFNIRYDLIKPPANVDVAMVAPKGPGHLVRRQFVDGKGVPCLIAVEQDASGNAQALALSYAAAIGGARAGVIKTTFTEETETDLFGEQAVLCGGASALVQTGFEVLTEAGYAPEIAYFEVLHELKLIVDLMYEGGIARQRYSISDTAEYGDLTRGPRVISPAVKEEMKKILGEIQDGTFAREWVAEDEAGRPNFTKLEEQGNQHPIEKTGKKLRDLMSWVDRPITETA; from the coding sequence ATGGCAGTGGAAATCTTCTACGACGACGACGCCGACCTGTCGATCATCCAGGGTCGCAAGGTCGCCGTGATCGGCTACGGCAGCCAGGGCCACGCGCACTCGCTCAGCCTGCGCGACTCGGGCGTCGACGTCCGGATCGGCCTGCAGGAGGGGTCCAAGTCCCGGGCGAAGGCCGAGGAGCAGGGCCTGCGCGTGCTGTCGGTCGCCGAGGCGGCCGCCGAGGCCGACGTGATCATGATCCTCGCGCCGGACACCAAGCAGCGCTTCATCTACGAGGAGCACATCGCGCCGCACCTCAAGGACGGCGACGCGCTCTTCTTCGGCCACGGGTTCAACATCCGGTACGACCTGATCAAGCCGCCGGCGAACGTCGACGTCGCGATGGTCGCCCCGAAGGGCCCGGGCCACCTGGTCCGCCGCCAGTTCGTGGACGGCAAGGGCGTGCCCTGCCTGATCGCGGTCGAGCAGGACGCCTCGGGCAACGCCCAGGCGCTCGCGCTCTCCTACGCCGCGGCGATCGGCGGCGCGCGGGCCGGCGTCATCAAGACGACCTTCACCGAGGAGACCGAGACCGACCTGTTCGGTGAGCAGGCCGTTCTCTGCGGTGGCGCGTCCGCGCTGGTGCAGACCGGTTTCGAGGTGCTCACCGAGGCCGGTTACGCCCCGGAGATCGCCTACTTCGAGGTGCTGCACGAGCTGAAGCTGATCGTCGACCTCATGTACGAGGGCGGCATCGCGCGCCAGCGCTACTCCATCTCCGACACCGCCGAGTACGGCGACCTCACCCGCGGCCCGCGTGTCATCTCGCCGGCCGTCAAGGAGGAGATGAAGAAGATCCTGGGCGAGATCCAGGACGGCACCTTCGCCCGCGAGTGGGTCGCCGAGGACGAGGCCGGCCGGCCGAACTTCACCAAGCTCGAGGAGCAGGGCAACCAGCACCCGATCGAGAAGACCGGCAAGAAGCTGCGCGACCTGATGTCGTGGGTGGACCGGCCGATCACCGAGACCGCCTGA
- a CDS encoding DUF397 domain-containing protein has translation MSRPTDDKAHIRHELDLTGATWIRAEPAGVTLEHCAEYAFVPHSDGVTYVAIRQPTDPDGAVLVFTPSEWDAFTRGVRDGEFELPGES, from the coding sequence ATGAGCCGCCCGACCGACGACAAGGCGCACATCAGGCACGAGCTCGACCTGACCGGCGCGACCTGGATCCGCGCCGAACCGGCGGGCGTGACCCTGGAGCATTGCGCGGAGTACGCGTTCGTCCCGCATTCGGACGGGGTGACCTACGTGGCCATCCGGCAGCCGACCGACCCGGACGGCGCGGTGCTGGTGTTCACGCCTTCGGAATGGGACGCGTTCACGCGCGGGGTTCGGGACGGGGAGTTCGAGTTGCCGGGGGAGTCGTAG
- a CDS encoding M55 family metallopeptidase has protein sequence MEMRVLVSVDMEGIAGVVHGEEVIPGHSEYERNRKLLTAEANAAVRGIYTYDAAAQVQVTEAHASFRNLLPDLLDRRVELLRGTPKPGGMMAGLAEDTDAVLFIGYHGKAGTPRSVMAHTISGGTVADVRCNGRSLGELGLNTALAAHYGAPPVLVSGDDTVATEAAEVAPGIRSIVVKRALGALSAAMLHPDEACDRIEHAVPEALAGREDVRPLRFDGLVQLEVQVHRPRMTEHALLVPGMELADGCTLRYQAPDFPTAYQVVELIATLGAV, from the coding sequence ATGGAGATGCGGGTGCTCGTCTCGGTCGACATGGAGGGAATCGCCGGGGTGGTCCACGGCGAAGAGGTCATTCCCGGGCACAGCGAATACGAGCGCAACCGCAAGCTGCTCACCGCGGAGGCCAACGCCGCCGTTCGCGGGATCTACACCTACGACGCGGCCGCGCAGGTACAGGTCACCGAGGCGCACGCGAGCTTCCGGAACCTTCTGCCCGACCTGCTGGACCGACGTGTCGAGTTGCTCCGCGGCACACCCAAACCCGGCGGGATGATGGCGGGATTGGCCGAGGACACGGACGCTGTGCTGTTCATCGGCTATCACGGCAAGGCCGGCACGCCCCGTTCGGTCATGGCGCACACCATCTCCGGCGGAACCGTCGCGGACGTGCGCTGCAATGGCCGTTCCTTGGGCGAACTCGGCCTGAACACCGCGCTCGCGGCGCACTACGGCGCACCGCCCGTGCTGGTAAGCGGCGACGACACCGTGGCAACCGAGGCGGCCGAGGTAGCGCCGGGCATTCGCTCGATAGTGGTCAAACGCGCGCTGGGTGCTCTCTCGGCGGCGATGCTGCATCCCGATGAGGCATGTGACCGTATCGAGCACGCGGTGCCCGAAGCGCTGGCCGGTCGCGAGGACGTCCGTCCGCTGCGCTTCGACGGCCTGGTCCAGCTGGAAGTCCAGGTACATCGGCCCCGGATGACCGAACACGCGCTGCTGGTGCCGGGAATGGAACTCGCCGACGGCTGCACCCTGCGCTACCAGGCACCGGACTTCCCGACGGCCTATCAGGTCGTCGAACTCATCGCGACGCTCGGAGCCGTCTGA